One window from the genome of Anopheles merus strain MAF chromosome 3R, AmerM5.1, whole genome shotgun sequence encodes:
- the LOC121595637 gene encoding solute carrier organic anion transporter family member 74D, which yields MKSNQLCGISCWHPAWLQRFATPRSFIMVYGFLGTVQAMAYIYFVITLTTLEKRFKIPSSTTGIILSGNEISQILLSLILSYVGGHRNRPRWIAWGVVFCALSCFILAMPHFIYGAGDEALQLTKEYIREREEDEARIRSHQNYTIMVKSTNRLCLDTSSPKECLETISVVPLVLIFMSQFVLGIGNTLYYSLGQTYLDDNTKKTNTPLMLAYASSLRTFGPVVGFALGYFALKIYIDPTKTPIIDSSDPRWLGAWWLGWILLGVAMIIFAFLIGMFPKEIPKKSKQADTNQAKRPHSSVPVMLMNDAEAFGKEKESLSKRQQQAVTENTAEFAESIVEFPQLKDFPMALMRLLKNKLLMFNILSGIFYILGSSGYITFLSKYIEVQFHKSTANATVITGPITLFGMVAGFLISGIIISKKKPSPKKLLFWNVIVGAGYMAGQISYLFLTCPDGTMPLVQGRLNLTTDCNSHCHCDGIPYSPVCQEDTGITFFSACHAGCDQWHTAEKYYDSCSCQNENYSPITKQPWEKYTTTFYTTQLNPSTTPQSIANAVDQSKPTEAWLTSGTGSGSSSTVGQLDTTTLNVAADTIKLLAGNEPVVNYTLSHDELKTDDTNLPPSDKPGDQLPNGAEQSDEPHQEQSSLPPIPEASADDGTDPTTESSRRIRRQAVNKTDDEQHSTRTIPNQPDSILYTAKLVPGACLKGCAVGFYLFSIISSIINCLGASGRIGNLLVNYRCVSKQDKSFTQGLILMMISLFALIPGPIIYGRIIDSTCLVWTEECGKRGNCQLYDQKLFRYYINITALCLTSVGVFFDGLVWWYGKTLDLYGEREMAEQQQRQQQQQQQQQQQHNQHKVHPEPISNHAFKHDS from the exons ATGAAATCGAACCAGCTGTGTGGCATATCCTGTTGGCATCCGGCCTGGCTGCAGCGCTTCGCTACGCCCCGATCGTTCATTATGGTGTATGGGTTTCTCGGCACCGTGCAGGCGATGGCATACATCTACTTCGTCATCACGCTTACCACGCTGGAGAAACGGTTCAAAATTCCCTCCTCTACTACGG GTATTATCCTGAGTGGCAATGAAATATCTCAGATCCTACTGTCCCTCATACTGTCGTACGTCGGCGGTCACCGGAACCGACCGCGCTGGATTGCCTGGGGTGTGGTGTTCTGTGCACTGTCCTGCTTCATCCTGGCCATGCCGCACTTCATTTACGGTGCCGGCGATGAAGCCCTGCAGCTGACGAAGGAGTACATCCGGGAGCGGGAAGAAGACGAAGCGCGCATCCGCTCGCACCAGAACTACACGATCATGGTGAAGAGCACGAACCGGCTGTGTTTGGACACCTCCTCGCCGAAGGAATGCCTCGAGACGATATCGGTCGTACCGTTGGTACTGATCTTCATGTCCCAGTTTGTGCTCGGCATCGGCAATACACTGTACTATTCGCTCGGCCAAACGTACCTGGACGATAATACGAAGAAAACCAACACCCCGCTGATGCTGGCCTACGCATCCTCCCTGCGCACGTTTGGGCCGGTGGTTGGATTTGCGCTCG GATACTTTGCGCTGAAGATCTACATCGATCCTACCAAGACGCCCATCATTGACAGCTCCGATCCACGGTGGCTTGGAGCATGGTGGCTCGGCTGGATATTGCTCGGTGTGGCGATGATCATCTTCGCTTTTCTGATCGGTATGTTTCCAAAGGAAATACCGAAGAAATCAAAGCAGGCCGATACGAACCAAGCCAAGCGCCCACACTCCTCCGTCCCCGTCATGCTGATGAACGACGCGGAAGCATTCGGCAAGGAGAAGGAAAGTCTCAGCAAACGTCAGCAGCAGGCTGTGACGGAGAATACTGCTGAGTTTGCCGAAAGCATCGTCGAGTTTCCGCAACTGAAAG ATTTTCCCATGGCCTTGATGCGACTGCTCAAGAACAAGCTGCTTATGTTTAACATCCTTTCGGGGATCTTTTACATTCTCGGCTCCAGCGGGTACATCACCTTCCTGAGCAAGTACATCGAGGTGCAGTTTCATAAGTCTACCGCGAATGCGACCGTCATCACTGGGCCCATAACGCTCTTCGGCATGGTCGCCGGGTTCCTAATATCCGGCATAATTATATCGAAGAAGAAGCCCTCGCCCAAGAAGCTGCTGTTCTGGAACGTAATCGTCGGTGCGGGATACATGGCAGGGCAGATATCCTACCTCTTCCTGACCTGTCCCGACGGTACGATGCCATTGGTGCAGGGCCGACTAAATCTTACGACCGACTGTAACAGCCACTGCCACTGTGACGGGATACCGTACAGCCCGGTCTGTCAGGAGGATACGGGCATTACCTTCTTTTCCGCCTGTCATGCCGGATGCGATCAGTGGCACACGGCAGAAAAGTATTACGACAGTTGCTCCTGCCAAAATGAAAACTATTCCCCTATCACTAAACAGCCGTGGGAAAAATACACGACCACTTTCTATACAACCCAGCTCAATCCATCTACAACACCACAGAGCATTGCAAATGCAGTCGATCAAAGTAAACCCACAGAGGCTTGGTTGACTTCCGGCACGGGCAGTGGGAGCTCCTCAACGGTCGGACAGTTGGATACAACTACACTGAACGTTGCAGCTGACACGATTAAACTCTTGGCCGGCAATGAACCAGTGGTCAACTACACTCTTTCCCACGATGAGCTGAAGACGGACGACACCAACCTACCCCCGTCAGATAAGCCTGGCGATCAGCTGCCGAACGGTGCCGAACAGTCTGACGAGCCACACCAGGAACAAAGCTCTTTGCCGCCCATTCCGGAAGCTTCGGCCGACGACGGTACCGATCCAACAACAGAATCTTCGCGTCGGATAAGGCGACAAGCGGTGAACAAAACCGACGATGAGCAACACTCAACAAGGACCATACCGAACCAACCGGACAGCATACTTTACACGGCGAAACTAGTCCCTGGTGCATGCCTCAAAGGATGTGCAGTGggtttctatctcttttccaTCATCTCCAGCATTATCAACTGTTTGGGTGCATCTGGTCGAATCGGTAATCTGCTGGTCAACTATCG ATGCGTCTCGAAGCAGGACAAATCTTTCACCCAAGGATTGATACTGATGATGATTAGTTTGTTCGCATTAATTCCTGGTCCGATTATCTACGGAAGAATTATCGACAGTACTTGTCTAGTGTGGACGGAAGAATGTGGCAAACGGGGCAACTGTCAACTGTACGACCAGAAGCTGTTCCGATATTACATTAACATTACAGCATTGT GTCTTACGTCGGTAGGAGTGTTTTTCGATGGTTTGGTATGGTGGTATGGCAAAACGTTAGATTTGTACGGTGAGCGGGAAATGGCGGAACAGCAACAgagacaacagcagcagcagcagcagcagcagcagcaacacaaccAGCACAAAGTTCATCCAGAACCGATCAGTAATCATGCGTTCAAACATGATTCGTGA